From a single Anaerolineales bacterium genomic region:
- a CDS encoding DUF5671 domain-containing protein: MKTIRRLYFYAVAFISVEVVLWGMIGLLRSVFNARQVVDSASTLAQALALILVGVPIFLVHWLWAQRTSAQDDEEKTSSVRAVFLYGILLGTLIPVVQNTLALVDRIFLSAADLFTTRAIVGSSQTWSDNLIAIVINLLIAAYFWNILKGEWRTLSETENYAEIRRIYRFIWMLYGLLMTVYGAQQALNYAFTLSISVVLGSVGRETVVNAIALLVIGTPIWIYAWRILQDGLADPSERESYLRLGILYLLSLGGVVIVLTAGGNLIYLILIQLLGENKPWVEFLQDIGGPISIGLPFAVIWAYFGKWLNQQFVFDENAPRRAGKQRLYFYILSLIGLAATFFAVAALLSVVVDLLTERAYLGSGGFRTQISSALAFLAAGLPLWLVTWRPMQTQALAESDEGDHARRSVIRKTYLYIVLFAAVIGGMIWAGWLIFLLINAALGGAADNIVNSVLNTFQVLVLFVVLLLYHLSALRKDSAARADALGEKQSQFHVLVFDHDGKFGEAVRAVFAKRAPKLQLTMVDAGEKLAKDVQADAIILPASLAVDPPKNVEAWIRSFNGNRLIVNDEAAGVFWMNDFGQAADSAKSIAEGQELRPQSPKRITPVWAYVAYVFAALFACQLLFMLTMLGVSMVTGF, from the coding sequence ATGAAAACCATTCGCCGTCTTTACTTTTATGCCGTTGCCTTTATCAGTGTCGAAGTGGTGCTATGGGGCATGATCGGCTTGCTCCGTTCGGTGTTCAACGCCCGGCAAGTCGTGGACAGCGCATCCACATTGGCTCAGGCACTGGCGCTGATCCTCGTCGGCGTGCCGATCTTCCTCGTTCATTGGCTGTGGGCACAGCGCACATCCGCGCAGGATGATGAGGAGAAAACATCCTCGGTGCGCGCTGTCTTTTTATATGGCATCCTGCTCGGCACGCTCATCCCGGTTGTGCAAAATACACTCGCATTGGTCGACCGCATCTTCCTCTCCGCGGCAGACCTCTTCACCACCCGTGCCATCGTCGGCAGCTCGCAAACGTGGAGCGACAACCTCATCGCCATTGTCATCAACCTGCTCATCGCCGCATATTTCTGGAACATCCTCAAAGGCGAATGGCGCACGCTTAGTGAAACCGAAAACTATGCGGAGATCCGCCGCATCTATCGGTTCATCTGGATGCTTTACGGTCTGCTGATGACGGTCTATGGCGCGCAGCAGGCATTGAACTACGCCTTCACGTTATCCATCAGCGTAGTCCTTGGATCGGTCGGACGGGAGACTGTGGTCAATGCGATCGCGCTGCTCGTGATCGGAACGCCGATCTGGATCTATGCCTGGCGCATCCTTCAGGACGGGTTGGCTGATCCCTCCGAACGTGAGTCTTATCTCCGCCTCGGCATTCTCTATCTGCTTTCGCTTGGCGGCGTGGTGATCGTGCTCACCGCAGGCGGAAACCTGATCTATCTGATCCTGATCCAGCTTCTCGGCGAGAATAAACCCTGGGTGGAATTTTTACAGGATATCGGCGGTCCGATCTCCATTGGCTTGCCGTTCGCTGTCATCTGGGCATATTTTGGGAAGTGGCTCAACCAGCAATTCGTATTCGATGAAAATGCGCCTCGCCGTGCTGGAAAACAAAGGCTTTATTTCTATATCCTCTCCCTCATTGGTCTTGCGGCAACATTCTTTGCAGTCGCAGCCCTGCTTTCAGTGGTTGTGGACCTGCTGACCGAAAGAGCCTACCTGGGGAGCGGCGGGTTTCGGACTCAGATATCCAGTGCCTTGGCATTTCTAGCGGCAGGACTGCCGCTCTGGCTGGTGACATGGCGCCCGATGCAAACGCAGGCATTGGCGGAATCCGATGAGGGCGATCATGCCCGGCGGTCGGTGATCCGCAAAACGTATTTGTACATCGTGTTGTTTGCCGCGGTCATCGGCGGGATGATATGGGCGGGCTGGTTGATCTTCCTGCTGATCAACGCCGCACTTGGCGGTGCTGCAGATAATATTGTTAATTCCGTTCTGAACACCTTCCAGGTGCTGGTACTCTTCGTTGTGCTGTTGCTCTATCATCTCTCTGCACTGCGAAAAGACAGTGCAGCCCGCGCTGATGCCCTGGGGGAGAAGCAGTCCCAATTCCATGTGTTGGTCTTTGACCATGATGGGAAATTCGGCGAGGCTGTCAGAGCTGTGTTTGCCAAGCGCGCGCCGAAACTGCAATTGACGATGGTCGATGCTGGTGAAAAACTTGCAAAGGATGTGCAGGCGGATGCGATCATCCTGCCTGCATCGCTGGCGGTGGATCCGCCGAAAAATGTCGAGGCGTGGATCCGCTCCTTTAACGGGAACAGGCTTATCGTCAATGACGAGGCGGCGGGCGTGTTCTGGATGAATGATTTTGGGCAGGCGGCTGATTCCGCGAAGTCCATTGCAGAAGGACAGGAACTCCGCCCGCAATCTCCAAAACGGATCACGCCGGTATGGGCGTACGTTGCCTATGTATTTGCGGCGTTGTTCGCGTGTCAATTGCTGTTCATGTTGACGATGCTGGGTGTTTCGATGGTGACAGGGTTCTAA